One window of the Triticum dicoccoides isolate Atlit2015 ecotype Zavitan chromosome 3B, WEW_v2.0, whole genome shotgun sequence genome contains the following:
- the LOC119278729 gene encoding cold and drought-regulated protein CORA-like, which produces MAMAPHPPVLLLLLLAPLLLCSLLPDAARAAGAEDAGVTIVRKDGTTCTLCASCGNPCNPNPGYNYPSPPPPAQVTPAAPVYPPPTSYPAPSGGGGGGGGYFYPPPTGGYGGGGGGGGGSQGGQGGGGGGGAYPTPPPPNPFLPYFPFYYYSPPPQLKSSAPAVPSSAAAPPLLLLALSGLLLW; this is translated from the coding sequence ATGGCCATGGCGCCCCACCCACCggtcctcctcctgctgctcctcGCGCCGCTCCTCCTCTGCTCGCTGCTCCCCGATGCGGCGCGGGCGGCCGGCGCCGAGGACGCCGGCGTGACCATCGTGCGCAAGGACGGCACGACCTGCACGCTCTGCGCCTCCTGCGGGAACCCCTGCAACCCCAACCCGGGATACAACTACCCGTCGCCACCTCCCCCGGCTCAGGTCACCCCCGCGGCGCCGGTGTACCCGCCTCCCACTTCCTACCCAGCTCCctccggtggaggcggcggtggcggtggctacTTCTACCCTCCGCCCACCGGCGGgtacggaggaggaggcggcggcggcggcgggtcccAGGGAGGacaaggtggaggaggaggaggcggtgcgtACCCGACGCCCCCGCCGCCCAACCCGTTCCTGCCCTACTTCCCCTTCTACTACTACAGCCCGCCACCCCAGCTCAAGAGCTCGGCGCCGGCCGTCCCGTCGTCCGCCGcggcgccgccgctgctgctgctcgcgcTCTCCGGGCTCCTGCTCtggtga